The DNA region CCGCATGGCCTGGCACAGCGCCGGCACGTACCGCACCGGAGACGGCCGCGGCGGCGCACGTTCCGGAGGACAACGCTTCGCCCCGCTCAACAGCTGGCCTGACAACGTTAACTTGGACAAAGCACGACGTTTGCTCTGGCCGATCAAACAAAAGTACGGCGAAAAAATTTCCTGGGCTGACCTGATGATTCTTGCCGGCAACTGCGCGCTCGAATCAATGGGGTGCCCAAGCTTCGGCTTCGGTGGCGGCCGAGAAGACGTCTGGGAAGCGGAAAAAGACATCTACTGGGGCACCGAAACCGAGTGGCTGGGCGACAAGCGCTACTCCGGCGACCGCGACTTGGAAGATCCGCTCGCTGCAGTACAGATGGGACTCATCTACGTCAACCCCGAGGGGCCAAACGGAGATCCAGATCCAGTCGCCTCCGGGCGTGATATCCGCGAAACCTTCGGCCGCATGGCAATGAACGACGAAGAAACCGTCGCACTCATCGCCGGCGGGCACACCTTTGGCAAATGCCACGGTGCTGGTGACCCCGATCTCGTCGGCCGCGAGCCCGAAGGCGCCCCGATCGAACAACAAGGCCTCGGCTGGATGAGCAGCCACGGCTGCGGCAACGCCGGCGACACCATCAGCAGCGGCATCGAGGGTGCTTGGAAAGCCAAGCCCGCCGAATGGAACATGGGCTACCTGAACACACTCTTCAAGTACGACTGGGAATTGGTCAAGAGCCCGGCAGGTGCCCATCAATGGCTGGCCAAAGACGTCGACGAAGAAGACATGGTCGAAGATGCCTTTGACCCGGCAAAGAAGCATCGCCCGATGATGACCACCGCCGATCTCTCCTTGAAGTTCGACCCAATTTACGAGCCCATCGCGCGTGACTACCAGCAGAACCCGGAAAAGTTCGCCGACGCCTTTGCCCGTGCGTGGTTCAAGCTCACCCACCGCGACATGGGGCCTCGCGTTTGCTATCTCGGACCGGAAGTCCCAGACGAAGACCTCATCTGGCAGGATCCCGTCCCTGCAGTTGATCACGAGTTGGTCAATCCACACGACATCGCCGATCTAAAACAACAGATCCTCGCCAGCGGACTGACAACCGCCGAACTGGTCGCCACTGCGTGGGCGGCGGCCTCCAGCTTCCGCGAGTCCGACCGCCGCGGGGGCGCTAACGGCGCCCGCATCCGTCTGGCACCGCAGAAAGACTGGGCGGCCAACGAACCGGAACAACTCACCAAGGTACTGACCGCTCTGGAAGGGATCCAA from Sulfuriroseicoccus oceanibius includes:
- the katG gene encoding catalase/peroxidase HPI, encoding MSELGKCPITGMSARPAASDGTTNKDWWPDQLDLSILHQNPPAGDPLGADFNYAEAFQQLDLKALKEDLYALMTDSQDWWPADYGHYGPFFIRMAWHSAGTYRTGDGRGGARSGGQRFAPLNSWPDNVNLDKARRLLWPIKQKYGEKISWADLMILAGNCALESMGCPSFGFGGGREDVWEAEKDIYWGTETEWLGDKRYSGDRDLEDPLAAVQMGLIYVNPEGPNGDPDPVASGRDIRETFGRMAMNDEETVALIAGGHTFGKCHGAGDPDLVGREPEGAPIEQQGLGWMSSHGCGNAGDTISSGIEGAWKAKPAEWNMGYLNTLFKYDWELVKSPAGAHQWLAKDVDEEDMVEDAFDPAKKHRPMMTTADLSLKFDPIYEPIARDYQQNPEKFADAFARAWFKLTHRDMGPRVCYLGPEVPDEDLIWQDPVPAVDHELVNPHDIADLKQQILASGLTTAELVATAWAAASSFRESDRRGGANGARIRLAPQKDWAANEPEQLTKVLTALEGIQSAFHIAHGDSKRVSLADLIVLGGCAAVEQAALSAGHAVQVPFTPGRTDASQEQTDAEAFAPLEPIADGFRNFLKPNVATKAEKLLLDRAQLLTLTAPEMTVLVGGLRVLGANHKQSEHGVFTKHPGTLTNDFFTNLLDMRTTWHPSNDVEGMFEGRDRSTGAVKWSATRVDLIFGSNSQLRALAEVYAAQDAEARFVSDFITAWDKVMNLDRFDLA